One genomic region from Candidatus Krumholzibacteriia bacterium encodes:
- a CDS encoding ferredoxin--NADP reductase, with the protein MEAAKVAALRQEHYNATVIGRRRVHAELFVLRLRPDAPLPAYEAGQWLQAGLGLWEPRLPDCPAESLANPESMLQRTYSLSCAIMAEDAERLLTPEEHDWYELYIGFDRERATDESGAALAARFALLEPGMRAWVGPEPRGNYTLSTVRAEDDVLFLATGTGEAPHQRMVWELLRRGHRGRIAAVVTARRRADLGYGETHERLMRRFPPYRWLGVPTREPGVGGGRLQALLASGALEERTGIRLDPRRCHVFLCGHPGMLGRWRLVDGRKVYPEPPGMIELLERRGYRVDPPEGVHVHFER; encoded by the coding sequence ATGGAGGCGGCGAAGGTCGCGGCGCTGCGGCAAGAACATTACAACGCCACCGTCATCGGCCGGCGCCGCGTGCACGCAGAGCTCTTCGTGCTGCGCTTGCGTCCGGACGCGCCGCTGCCGGCGTACGAGGCCGGCCAGTGGTTGCAGGCCGGGCTCGGACTGTGGGAACCGCGCCTTCCTGACTGTCCGGCGGAGTCGCTGGCGAACCCGGAGTCCATGCTACAGCGCACCTACTCGCTCTCCTGCGCCATCATGGCGGAAGATGCGGAACGGCTGCTGACGCCGGAGGAGCACGATTGGTACGAGTTGTACATCGGCTTCGACCGTGAGCGGGCCACGGACGAGAGCGGCGCGGCGCTGGCGGCGCGCTTCGCCCTTCTCGAGCCCGGGATGCGCGCCTGGGTGGGGCCCGAGCCGCGCGGCAACTACACCCTGTCGACGGTGCGCGCCGAGGACGACGTGCTCTTCCTCGCCACCGGCACGGGGGAGGCGCCGCACCAGCGCATGGTGTGGGAGCTCCTGCGTCGCGGCCACCGGGGGCGCATCGCCGCCGTGGTCACGGCGCGTCGCCGGGCGGACCTCGGCTACGGCGAGACTCACGAGCGCCTCATGCGCCGCTTCCCGCCCTATCGGTGGCTTGGGGTGCCGACGCGGGAGCCGGGTGTCGGCGGCGGCCGCCTGCAAGCGCTGCTCGCGAGCGGTGCGCTGGAGGAACGCACGGGAATCCGCCTCGACCCGCGGCGCTGTCACGTGTTCCTGTGCGGCCATCCCGGCATGCTCGGGCGCTGGCGTCTCGTGGATGGGCGCAAGGTGTACCCCGAACCCCCGGGGATGATCGAGCTCCTGGAGCGCCGCGGCTACCGGGTGGATCCCCCCGAGGGGGTCCACGTTCACTTCGAACGGTGA
- a CDS encoding tetratricopeptide repeat protein → MRRYTMAVVAALAVGYLGCASKEKTGMKIYVQQKLYDKAILQGTQALAQNPNDGDTHYFMGAAYYGKDNDVATDATGYADSSAAWLGMAYDHFTKAKQLAEVSWGASSDENIVSMFGRHFNRGVIAQRNNDHPTAATEFKLATIADPENYQGYYQHAQALLDQANAAKKAGNEAEFTSLTEVVVKDLDRVLELDPKEKEVIVTVHQAKGEVLYRRGDVAGAQESYKKAISLSPENHQLILTVADRFYNAQDWDNAAKYYQDALSLKERLNVIDEKDVANYSALGNALSQLKRKNDAILNYEKVLKLKPDDQPTMFNLMVTTYQVGDEAEKGGDMPTAKQHYAKAIQIADQLIGLDAKRPEYWQVRGLCKRGVGDFAGAARDLKEYQDLKGGR, encoded by the coding sequence ATGCGTCGATACACGATGGCAGTCGTCGCCGCACTGGCCGTGGGGTATTTGGGCTGTGCGTCGAAGGAAAAGACGGGCATGAAGATCTACGTGCAGCAGAAGCTGTACGACAAAGCGATCCTGCAGGGCACCCAGGCCCTGGCCCAGAACCCGAACGACGGCGACACGCACTACTTCATGGGGGCGGCCTACTACGGCAAGGACAACGACGTCGCCACCGACGCGACAGGGTACGCCGACTCCTCCGCCGCATGGCTCGGCATGGCCTACGACCACTTCACCAAGGCCAAGCAGCTCGCCGAGGTCAGCTGGGGCGCCTCGTCGGACGAGAACATCGTCTCCATGTTCGGCCGGCACTTCAACCGCGGCGTCATCGCCCAGCGTAACAACGACCACCCCACCGCGGCCACCGAGTTCAAACTGGCCACCATCGCCGACCCGGAGAACTACCAGGGCTACTACCAGCATGCCCAGGCGCTCCTGGATCAGGCCAATGCCGCCAAGAAGGCGGGCAACGAAGCCGAGTTCACCAGCCTCACCGAAGTGGTGGTGAAGGACCTCGACCGGGTGCTCGAGCTCGATCCGAAGGAGAAGGAAGTCATCGTCACCGTGCACCAGGCGAAGGGCGAGGTGCTGTACCGGCGCGGCGATGTGGCCGGGGCCCAGGAGTCGTACAAGAAGGCGATCTCGCTCAGTCCGGAAAACCACCAGCTCATCCTGACCGTGGCGGATCGTTTCTATAACGCCCAGGACTGGGACAACGCCGCGAAGTACTATCAGGACGCCCTGAGCCTCAAGGAGCGACTCAACGTCATCGACGAGAAGGATGTCGCCAACTACTCCGCTCTGGGGAACGCGCTGTCGCAGCTGAAACGGAAGAACGACGCCATCCTCAACTACGAGAAGGTCCTGAAGCTCAAGCCCGATGACCAGCCGACCATGTTCAACCTCATGGTCACCACCTATCAGGTCGGCGACGAGGCGGAAAAAGGCGGTGACATGCCGACGGCGAAGCAGCACTATGCGAAGGCCATCCAGATCGCCGACCAGCTGATCGGTCTCGACGCCAAGCGGCCGGAATACTGGCAGGTGCGGGGATTGTGCAAGCGTGGTGTCGGGGATTTTGCCGGGGCGGCACGCGATCTCAAGGAGTACCAGGACCTCAAGGGCGGGCGCTGA
- the rho gene encoding transcription termination factor Rho, producing MDIAELKNKKIDDLLKLATDLKLVNTSGLRKQELIFEILEAQTKKNGVIFSEGVLQILPEGYGFLRSPDYNYLPGPDDIYVSPSQIKKFDLRTGDTVSGQIRPPKDTERYFALLRVEAVNYENPEVAKTKTLFDNLTPLYPEEQVNIETLADEISCRIINLLAPIGKGQRGLIVSPPKAGKTILLQKIANAITSNHPEIVLIVLLIDERPEEVTDMQRSVKGEVVSSTFDEPAERHVHVADMVIEKAKRLVEHGKDVVILLDSITRLARAHNAVVPHSGKILSGGVDSNALQKPKRFFGAARNIENGGSLTIIATALIETGSRMDEVIFEEFKGTGNMELVLDRRLADRRVFPAIDINKSGTRKEELLLQPPVLHKVWILRKFLDEKPSVEAMEFLIDKLSKTSSNKKFLESMNTPG from the coding sequence ATGGACATCGCCGAGCTCAAGAACAAGAAGATCGACGACCTGCTGAAGCTCGCCACCGACCTGAAGTTGGTCAACACCAGCGGGCTGCGGAAGCAGGAGCTCATCTTCGAGATCCTCGAGGCCCAGACCAAGAAAAACGGGGTCATCTTCTCCGAGGGGGTCTTGCAGATCCTGCCGGAGGGCTACGGCTTCCTCCGTTCCCCGGACTACAACTATTTGCCCGGCCCCGACGACATTTACGTCTCGCCGTCGCAGATCAAGAAGTTCGACCTGCGCACCGGGGACACCGTCTCGGGCCAGATCCGTCCGCCCAAGGACACGGAGCGTTATTTCGCCCTGCTCCGGGTCGAAGCGGTGAACTACGAAAACCCCGAGGTGGCGAAGACCAAGACGCTCTTCGACAACCTGACGCCGCTCTACCCGGAAGAGCAGGTCAACATCGAGACCTTGGCCGACGAAATCTCCTGCCGCATCATCAACCTGCTGGCGCCGATCGGCAAAGGACAGCGTGGCTTGATCGTCTCGCCGCCCAAGGCCGGTAAGACGATCCTGCTGCAGAAGATCGCCAACGCCATCACCAGCAACCACCCGGAGATCGTGCTCATCGTGCTGCTCATCGACGAGCGCCCCGAGGAAGTCACCGACATGCAGCGTTCGGTGAAGGGTGAAGTGGTCAGCTCGACCTTCGACGAACCGGCCGAGCGCCACGTGCATGTCGCCGACATGGTCATCGAGAAGGCGAAGCGGCTGGTGGAGCACGGCAAGGACGTGGTCATCCTCCTCGACTCGATCACGCGCCTGGCCCGCGCCCACAACGCCGTGGTGCCCCACAGCGGCAAGATCCTCTCGGGCGGCGTCGACTCCAATGCCCTGCAGAAGCCCAAGCGCTTCTTCGGCGCGGCGCGCAACATCGAGAACGGCGGCAGCCTCACCATCATCGCCACCGCCCTCATCGAGACCGGCAGCCGCATGGACGAAGTGATCTTCGAGGAGTTCAAGGGCACCGGCAACATGGAGCTCGTCCTCGACCGCCGGCTGGCCGACCGCCGCGTCTTCCCGGCCATCGACATCAACAAGTCCGGGACGCGCAAGGAGGAGTTGCTGCTGCAGCCGCCGGTGCTGCACAAGGTGTGGATCCTCCGCAAGTTCCTCGACGAGAAGCCGTCGGTGGAGGCCATGGAGTTCCTCATCGACAAGCTGTCGAAGACCAGCAGCAACAAGAAGTTCCTGGAATCGATGAACACGCCCGGCTAG
- a CDS encoding response regulator, producing MYQAKILVVDDEVYILHILDFILGAENYDVVTATNGEQALQKVREEKPDLVILDIMMPKLDGYETCRMIKKDPATKNIPVILLTAKGREVDQKLGREVGANDYMTKPFSPSKLIERVQAILGVRR from the coding sequence ATGTACCAGGCCAAGATCCTCGTGGTGGACGATGAGGTCTACATTCTCCACATCCTCGATTTCATCCTCGGCGCGGAGAACTACGACGTCGTCACCGCTACCAACGGGGAGCAGGCGCTGCAGAAGGTGCGGGAGGAAAAACCGGACCTCGTCATCCTCGACATCATGATGCCCAAGCTCGACGGCTACGAGACCTGCCGCATGATCAAGAAAGATCCCGCCACCAAGAACATCCCCGTCATCCTCCTCACCGCGAAGGGCCGCGAGGTCGATCAGAAGCTCGGCCGCGAAGTCGGCGCCAACGACTACATGACCAAACCCTTCAGCCCCAGCAAGCTCATCGAACGCGTGCAGGCCATCCTCGGCGTCCGGCGCTGA
- the priA gene encoding primosomal protein N': MSRLVQVAVPLPLQDSFVYTVPEALQERLALGARVKVPFGRRHLVGYAVHFPASTDVATVKAIEAVLDEPPLLSPVLMELGAWIAGYYACTLGEALRALLPAAAKRQRGAPRGRKAELSHGVALLEQAPPVALNPWQERVLAPVLERLGAGGYASFLLHGVTGSGKTEVYLHAVRAALERGRAAIILIPEIALTPQTADRFRARLGAELGILHSGMTMAERHDVLTAAVRGEIQVVLGARSAVFAPVRDLGLIVVDEEHEPSYKQNEKPRYHARAVALVRGRLESAVVLLGSATPSLESYQNAATGKHVLLRIPERVDQRPLAAVHVVDMRSEENRRAVLAPVLLDALAARLERGEQSILLLNRRGHSNYVQCFGCGELVRCPYCDITLTYHAVGNALRCHYCSHTRRVPRQCPHCANPCQVFRGVGTQRLEQDLAGLFPAARLRRMDHDTTTRRGAHRSILEDFARGEVDILLGTQMVAKGHDFPGVTLVGVIQADGGLSLPDFRAAERTFQLLAQVAGRAGRGKRPGDVYIQTLTPEHYAIRLAAAQDYEGFFARESALRQGLGYPPFARLLGITGQGPERTRLVQAMERLAETLRPGAPVGRAAAAAAASGEETGGRRTGTTASSAKVETGTSDSPARTGHQPGAHLGTLQVLGPAASAIPRLRGRYREQILIKGTLGQAEKSRLLEQVAESSRGMPGVEFQVDVDPVNML, from the coding sequence ATGTCCCGGCTGGTCCAAGTCGCGGTACCGCTGCCGCTGCAGGACAGCTTCGTCTACACCGTGCCGGAAGCACTGCAAGAGCGACTCGCCCTCGGCGCCCGCGTCAAGGTGCCCTTCGGGCGGCGGCACCTGGTGGGCTACGCGGTGCATTTTCCCGCGAGCACCGACGTGGCCACGGTGAAGGCCATCGAGGCGGTTCTCGACGAGCCGCCGCTCTTGAGCCCGGTGCTCATGGAGCTCGGCGCTTGGATCGCCGGTTACTACGCCTGCACGCTCGGCGAAGCGCTGCGCGCTCTGCTTCCGGCGGCAGCGAAACGCCAGCGCGGCGCGCCGCGCGGCCGCAAGGCGGAGCTCTCCCACGGCGTCGCGCTCCTCGAGCAGGCACCGCCGGTGGCGCTCAACCCGTGGCAGGAGCGCGTCCTCGCTCCGGTGCTGGAGAGGCTCGGTGCCGGCGGCTACGCCTCCTTCCTGCTGCACGGCGTCACCGGCAGCGGCAAAACCGAGGTGTACCTGCACGCGGTGCGTGCCGCGCTCGAACGCGGGCGCGCCGCCATCATCCTCATCCCGGAGATCGCGCTCACGCCGCAGACAGCGGACCGTTTCCGCGCCCGCCTGGGAGCGGAGCTCGGGATCCTGCACAGCGGCATGACCATGGCGGAGCGGCATGATGTTCTGACCGCGGCCGTGCGCGGCGAGATCCAGGTCGTCCTCGGGGCGCGGAGCGCCGTCTTCGCGCCGGTGCGCGACCTCGGTCTCATCGTCGTCGACGAAGAGCACGAACCTTCGTACAAGCAGAACGAAAAACCGCGCTATCACGCCCGGGCGGTGGCCCTCGTCCGCGGCCGCCTCGAGAGCGCCGTGGTGCTGCTCGGCTCGGCGACGCCGAGCCTGGAGAGCTACCAGAATGCCGCGACGGGGAAGCACGTCCTGCTGCGGATCCCCGAGCGCGTCGACCAGCGGCCCCTCGCGGCGGTGCACGTCGTCGACATGCGGAGCGAAGAGAATCGCCGGGCGGTGCTGGCCCCGGTGCTGCTCGATGCTCTGGCAGCGCGTCTCGAGCGCGGCGAGCAGAGCATCCTGCTCCTCAACCGCCGCGGCCACTCCAACTACGTGCAGTGCTTCGGTTGCGGCGAGCTGGTGCGCTGTCCCTACTGCGACATCACCCTCACCTACCACGCGGTGGGGAACGCGCTCCGCTGCCACTACTGCAGCCACACCCGCAGGGTGCCCCGGCAGTGCCCGCACTGCGCCAACCCTTGCCAGGTCTTCCGCGGCGTAGGGACGCAACGTCTCGAGCAGGACTTGGCCGGCCTCTTCCCCGCGGCCCGTCTGCGTCGGATGGATCATGACACCACCACCCGGCGCGGCGCGCATCGCAGCATCCTCGAGGACTTCGCCCGCGGCGAGGTGGACATCCTGCTCGGCACGCAAATGGTGGCCAAGGGGCACGACTTCCCGGGGGTGACGCTCGTCGGCGTCATCCAAGCGGACGGCGGTTTGTCGCTTCCCGATTTCCGCGCCGCCGAGCGCACCTTCCAGCTCCTCGCCCAGGTGGCGGGCCGGGCCGGCCGGGGGAAACGGCCGGGGGACGTGTACATCCAGACCCTGACCCCGGAGCACTACGCCATCCGCCTGGCCGCGGCGCAGGACTACGAGGGCTTCTTTGCCCGCGAGTCCGCATTGCGCCAGGGGCTCGGCTACCCGCCCTTCGCCCGGCTGCTGGGAATCACCGGGCAGGGGCCGGAACGCACGCGGCTGGTGCAGGCCATGGAGCGCCTGGCGGAAACACTCCGACCCGGAGCACCGGTGGGAAGGGCAGCAGCCGCGGCGGCGGCGTCAGGAGAGGAAACTGGGGGGAGGCGGACAGGAACCACGGCTTCGTCGGCGAAGGTCGAGACCGGGACCTCGGATTCCCCCGCACGGACGGGCCATCAACCCGGGGCGCACCTCGGGACGCTCCAGGTGCTCGGGCCGGCAGCGAGCGCGATCCCACGCTTGCGAGGGCGGTATCGTGAACAGATCCTGATCAAGGGCACGCTCGGTCAGGCCGAGAAGTCCCGGCTCCTCGAGCAGGTGGCAGAGAGTTCCCGAGGCATGCCTGGGGTCGAGTTCCAGGTCGACGTCGACCCGGTGAACATGCTCTGA
- a CDS encoding aldo/keto reductase: MDMPRRRLGSTGIEVSRLCLGTMTFGSQWPFIAITRQQEANDLVDRCLEAGIDFFDTADVYSNGESEEILGKALGKRRQQVILATKVMQRMSEAPNDAGLSRHHILNGVDASLRRLGTDTIDLYQVHCWDARTPIEETLRALDDCVRWGKVRYLGASNFAAWQLMQALAVSERAGLARFVTLQPLYNAVMRDAELELLPLCKDQGLGVLPWSPLAGGFLSGKYRRGASPPQGTRRAVEKQFLQFDEERGLDVVEVLAAIATAHEGTVAQAALNWLLAKEPVTSVIIGARDRRQLEDNLEAVRWQLSPAEVARLDALMPPPRLYPQWFLSMFDPEA; this comes from the coding sequence ATGGACATGCCACGACGACGTCTCGGGAGCACCGGCATCGAAGTGAGCCGGCTCTGCCTCGGCACCATGACCTTCGGCAGCCAGTGGCCGTTCATCGCCATCACCCGGCAACAAGAGGCCAACGACCTCGTCGACCGCTGCCTGGAGGCGGGCATCGATTTCTTCGACACCGCCGACGTCTACAGCAACGGCGAGTCCGAGGAGATCCTGGGCAAGGCGCTCGGGAAACGCCGCCAGCAGGTGATCCTGGCCACGAAGGTCATGCAGCGCATGTCCGAGGCCCCGAACGATGCCGGTCTCTCCCGGCACCACATCCTGAACGGCGTGGACGCGAGCCTCCGCCGTCTCGGCACGGACACGATCGATCTCTACCAGGTGCACTGCTGGGACGCGCGGACACCGATCGAAGAGACGCTGCGCGCCCTCGACGACTGCGTCCGCTGGGGCAAGGTACGCTACCTCGGCGCCTCCAACTTCGCGGCCTGGCAGTTGATGCAAGCCCTTGCGGTGTCCGAGCGGGCCGGCCTGGCGCGCTTCGTCACCTTGCAACCTTTGTATAACGCGGTGATGCGTGACGCCGAGCTCGAGCTCCTGCCCCTCTGCAAGGACCAGGGTCTCGGGGTCCTGCCCTGGAGCCCGCTGGCCGGCGGTTTCTTGAGCGGCAAGTACCGGCGCGGTGCCTCGCCGCCTCAGGGAACGCGGCGGGCGGTGGAAAAGCAGTTCCTCCAGTTCGACGAAGAGCGGGGCCTCGACGTCGTCGAGGTGCTGGCGGCGATCGCCACCGCGCACGAAGGCACGGTGGCGCAGGCGGCGCTGAACTGGCTCCTCGCCAAGGAGCCGGTGACCTCGGTCATCATCGGTGCCCGCGATCGGCGGCAGCTGGAGGACAACCTGGAGGCGGTGCGCTGGCAGCTCTCTCCTGCCGAGGTGGCCCGACTCGACGCCCTGATGCCGCCGCCGCGGCTCTATCCGCAGTGGTTCCTCTCCATGTTCGACCCGGAGGCTTGA
- a CDS encoding response regulator — translation MQKRILIVDDEEPLATILTYALRNEGYQVDWVNDGMKALSYLGVNRPDLIVMDIMMPNLNGLETMRITRQNELMEGVAILALSAKRLTERETRELENLCDAYIPKPFGVETFLGTVSQLLHSTV, via the coding sequence ATGCAGAAGCGCATCCTGATCGTGGACGACGAAGAGCCCCTGGCGACGATCCTCACCTACGCGCTCCGCAACGAGGGCTACCAGGTGGACTGGGTCAACGACGGGATGAAGGCGCTGAGCTATCTCGGCGTCAATCGGCCCGACCTCATTGTCATGGACATCATGATGCCCAATCTGAATGGGCTGGAGACCATGCGCATCACCCGCCAGAACGAGCTCATGGAGGGGGTGGCGATCCTGGCGCTGTCGGCGAAGCGGCTGACGGAGCGCGAGACCCGCGAGCTCGAGAATCTGTGCGACGCCTACATCCCCAAACCGTTCGGCGTCGAGACCTTCCTCGGCACGGTCTCCCAACTGCTGCATTCCACGGTGTGA
- a CDS encoding response regulator, with product MALAVPGPGRARMCPRTPVGSARRRILSKATQEPSRILVVDDEENLRNILEFQLRAEGFAVRGLGRGDETLATTLQWKPDLVLLDLMMPGMDGFSVCRALRGNESTQGLPVIVVTARGDAATRLQALVAGAHEFVVKPYAWDELLGRIRKAIELSRRHHGAPSFVGLPGSAATEAQIARLHHGTEDFAFLSLDVDHFRRFNEKFGYEKGDEVVRLLARLITEATESLEASVKFVAHLGGDEFVILVSPEVARPLADDLITRFDKESRRFFAKRDLDHGHYETVARHGRREMVPLLALTVALVDHVKQRDLQPRKLTDLAAELRAVGKARLGSIVVCERRERAAH from the coding sequence ATGGCTCTTGCCGTTCCGGGTCCGGGCCGGGCCAGGATGTGCCCGAGGACGCCCGTAGGCAGCGCAAGGAGGCGAATTCTGTCCAAAGCGACGCAGGAACCTTCGCGCATTCTCGTCGTCGACGACGAAGAGAACCTCCGGAACATCCTCGAGTTCCAGCTGCGAGCGGAAGGCTTCGCCGTGCGCGGCCTCGGGCGCGGCGACGAGACCTTGGCCACGACGCTGCAATGGAAGCCCGACCTGGTGCTCCTCGACCTCATGATGCCCGGTATGGACGGCTTCAGCGTCTGCCGTGCGCTCCGGGGCAACGAGAGCACGCAAGGGCTACCCGTCATCGTCGTCACCGCCCGTGGCGATGCCGCCACGCGCTTGCAGGCCCTGGTGGCTGGAGCCCACGAGTTCGTGGTGAAGCCCTATGCCTGGGACGAGCTCCTCGGACGCATCCGCAAGGCCATCGAACTTTCCCGGCGACACCATGGCGCGCCCAGCTTCGTTGGTCTCCCGGGCTCGGCGGCCACGGAAGCCCAGATCGCTCGCTTGCACCACGGCACCGAGGACTTCGCCTTCCTGAGCCTGGACGTCGACCACTTCCGCCGCTTCAACGAGAAGTTCGGCTACGAAAAGGGCGACGAGGTAGTGCGGCTCCTGGCGCGCCTCATCACGGAGGCCACGGAGAGCCTCGAGGCGTCGGTCAAGTTCGTCGCCCACCTGGGCGGCGACGAGTTCGTGATCCTGGTGAGCCCCGAGGTAGCGCGCCCGCTCGCCGATGACCTCATCACTCGCTTCGACAAGGAGTCGCGGCGGTTCTTCGCCAAGCGCGACTTGGACCACGGCCACTACGAAACGGTCGCACGCCACGGGCGGCGGGAAATGGTCCCGTTGTTGGCCCTCACCGTGGCCTTGGTGGATCACGTGAAACAGCGCGACTTGCAACCGCGCAAGCTCACCGACCTGGCCGCCGAGCTGCGGGCGGTCGGCAAGGCGCGCTTGGGCAGCATCGTCGTCTGTGAACGCCGCGAGCGCGCGGCACACTGA
- the ggt gene encoding gamma-glutamyltransferase has translation MRIAVPTTLCLLLALAHASDAADRPLGRDFTMRSPTIATHGMVASEHPLASRIGVEILEAGGSAVDAAIAVNAALGFMEPTSCGVGGDLFAIVWDAKTQRLYGLNGSGRAGSRLPLEDLRRNGERMPQMGGVPVTVPGAVDAWFTLQARFGKLSMRKLLEPASRYAREGCPVPPVIAYYWSRAPQRFAEYPEFLATYCPGGKAPRAGDVFRNPNLAATYDRIAKGGRDAFYRGDLAQSIVAAVQRAGGALTKEDMEAHTSTWVEPLSTTYRGYQVWELPPNTQGIAALQMLNMLEAYDLAAMGHNSTEALHLMVEVKKIVFEDRARYYADPEFAALPLERLLSRVYARERLALYDPQRAKRSIPAGDLPLRTGDTTYLTVVDAERNAVSLIQSNYSGFGSGVVPPGSGFCLQNRGNLFSLDPEHPNAYAPKKRPFHTIVPAFVTKDGKPVFSFGVMGGDMQPQGHVQVLCNIIDFGMDVQEAGDAARFYHTGSSEPTGEQMDDGGILHLESGVPPEVVRDLVLKGHRVVQNVGGFGGYQGIWIDHERGVLLGGTESRKDGVALGY, from the coding sequence ATGCGGATCGCGGTTCCCACGACGCTGTGCCTCCTTCTCGCGCTCGCCCACGCCAGCGACGCCGCCGACCGGCCGCTCGGCCGCGACTTCACCATGCGCTCTCCCACCATCGCCACGCACGGGATGGTGGCGAGCGAGCACCCGCTGGCGAGCCGCATCGGCGTCGAGATCCTCGAGGCCGGCGGCAGCGCGGTGGATGCAGCCATCGCGGTCAATGCCGCGCTCGGCTTCATGGAGCCCACCTCCTGCGGCGTCGGCGGCGATCTCTTCGCCATCGTCTGGGACGCGAAAACCCAGCGCCTCTACGGACTGAATGGCAGCGGCCGCGCCGGCAGCCGTCTGCCTCTGGAGGATCTGCGTCGCAACGGCGAGCGCATGCCCCAGATGGGCGGGGTGCCGGTCACGGTGCCGGGCGCGGTGGATGCCTGGTTCACCTTGCAGGCGCGCTTCGGCAAGCTTTCCATGCGCAAGCTGCTGGAACCGGCCAGCCGTTATGCCCGCGAGGGTTGCCCGGTGCCGCCGGTGATCGCCTACTACTGGAGTCGGGCGCCGCAGCGCTTCGCCGAGTATCCCGAGTTCCTCGCCACCTACTGCCCCGGCGGCAAGGCGCCCCGCGCCGGCGACGTCTTCCGCAATCCCAATCTCGCCGCCACCTACGACCGCATCGCCAAGGGCGGGCGGGATGCTTTCTACCGCGGCGACCTGGCGCAAAGCATCGTCGCCGCGGTGCAGCGCGCCGGCGGCGCTTTGACCAAGGAGGACATGGAAGCGCACACCTCCACCTGGGTGGAACCGCTCTCCACCACCTACCGGGGCTACCAGGTCTGGGAGCTGCCGCCGAACACCCAAGGCATCGCGGCGCTGCAGATGCTGAACATGCTCGAGGCCTACGATCTCGCCGCCATGGGGCACAACAGCACGGAGGCGCTGCACCTGATGGTGGAGGTGAAGAAGATCGTTTTCGAGGATCGCGCCCGCTACTACGCCGACCCGGAGTTCGCGGCCCTGCCGCTCGAGCGCCTCCTCTCCCGCGTTTATGCCCGGGAACGCCTGGCACTTTACGACCCGCAGCGGGCGAAACGAAGCATTCCGGCGGGAGATCTGCCGCTCCGCACCGGGGACACCACCTACCTCACGGTGGTGGACGCCGAACGTAACGCGGTCTCCCTCATTCAGAGCAACTACTCGGGCTTCGGTTCGGGCGTCGTCCCACCCGGCTCGGGCTTCTGCCTGCAGAATCGCGGCAATCTCTTCAGCCTGGACCCGGAGCATCCGAACGCCTATGCGCCGAAGAAGCGGCCGTTCCACACCATCGTCCCGGCCTTCGTGACCAAGGATGGCAAGCCGGTGTTCAGTTTCGGGGTCATGGGCGGCGACATGCAGCCGCAGGGACACGTGCAGGTGCTGTGCAACATCATCGACTTCGGTATGGACGTGCAGGAGGCCGGCGACGCGGCCCGCTTCTACCATACGGGCTCCAGCGAACCCACGGGGGAGCAGATGGACGATGGCGGCATCTTGCACCTCGAGTCGGGCGTGCCCCCGGAAGTGGTGCGCGATCTGGTGCTGAAGGGGCATCGGGTGGTGCAGAACGTGGGCGGCTTCGGGGGCTACCAGGGCATCTGGATCGACCACGAGCGGGGCGTGCTCCTCGGCGGCACGGAATCGCGCAAAGACGGCGTCGCCCTCGGCTATTAG